The following proteins are co-located in the Chaetodon trifascialis isolate fChaTrf1 chromosome 14, fChaTrf1.hap1, whole genome shotgun sequence genome:
- the LOC139342685 gene encoding uncharacterized protein C14orf93-like, whose product MLPPQSNLCSATSKMDIPKPKRERSRRVCEHCDQELSKTHYYEHRKRYFINGVWIREVTVGAPLSTAKLTPLRRVDGLAAEQCYPESTNDDLEKKLLSAFSGWSQQVTQLITQVAADLKGEMAEIKARLLALEEQQPRPNCSCGEDQKRKRRVHNPMVAEKVRRLHNSDENDRRYEPEQGLNSSHNEAVTSHLMATLTGSSDMDGVDRGVLLSACKTYYETVRRSFRYAQPALSDQAAALKVSARSRQRRKRLLEARRSVLATQQEIDFWQGVTADMMSDEEDDDTAEGEAGWIVKPPSFRSQALSQLCQTLQERLESDPKYVVTHRKRLRIESPSKRQAPSQYDPEAAKKHFQKP is encoded by the exons ATGCTTCCACCACAGTCAAATCTCTGCTCAGCTACATCAAAAATGGATATCCCTAAACCAAAGAGAGAACGAtctcggcgcgtctgtgaacatTGTGACCAGGAACTCTCTAAGACGCATTATTACGAGCATAGAAAACGCTATTTTAtcaatggagtttggatcagagAAGTTACGGTTGGGGCCCCGCTAAGCACCGCTAAGCTaactcctctgcgacgagtggacggcctggctgcggagcaaTGCTATCCAGAAAGTACAAACGATGacttagagaagaaactgctgagcgccttcagtggatgGTCTCAGCAGGTAACGCAGCTGATCACGCAAGTGGCGGCCGACTTAAAGGGAGAAATGgccgagataaaagccagactgctcgctctggaggagcagcagccccgaccgaactgcagctgtggagaagaccagaagaggaagagacgggtgcataacCCAATGGTggca gaaaaggtgcggcgTCTGCACAACAGTGACGaaaacgacaggcgatatgaacctgagcaggg ACTGAATTCGTCCCACAACGAAGCGGTGACGTCACACCTGATGgccactttaactgggagttcagacatggatggtgtggacagaggagtccttttat cggcctgtaagaccTACTATGAGacggtgcggaggagcttcaggtatgcccagccagctctttcagatcaggcagcagctctgaaggtTTCggctcgcagcagacagagaaggaagcgg ctgctggaagcaagacggagtgtcctagccacccagcaggaaattgatttttggcagggcgtcactgctgacatgatgtccgatgaggaggatgacgacACCGCAGAAGGGGAAGCTGGGTGGATagtaaagcctccatctttccgcAGTCAGGcgctctcccaactctgccagacacttcaagagcggctggagagtgACCCAAAATATGTGgtgacacaccgcaagaggctgcgcatcgagtccccttcaaaaCGACAGGCGCCAAgtcagtatgacccagaggcagcaaagaaacaTTTCCAGAAGCCTTAG